The genomic segment CTTGGCGAGATCCGGATCCTTCTCGGCCACGAGCCGGGCGAGATCGACGATGACCTTGGCCTGCTTCCAGGTGGCGTCGTCCTGCATCTTGCCGTCGATCATCACCGCGCCGGTGCCGTCGGGCATCGCCTCGACGATGCGGGAGGCGAAGTTCACCTCGGCCGGGTCGGGGGGCGAACACGGTCTTGGCCAGGGCGACTTGGCTCGGATGCAGGGTCCAGGCGCCGGCGCAGCCCATCAGGAAGGCGTTGCGGAACTGCACCTCGCAGGCGGCCGAGTCGGAGAAGTCGCCGAACGGGCCGTAGAACGCCTTGATGCCGTTGGCCATGCAGGCATCGACCATCTTGGCGATGGTGTAGTGCCACAGATCCTGCTGGGCGGACGCCCGCTCGGCATCGCCCTTGGGATCGGACAGGACGCGGTAATCCGGGTGGCCGCCGCCAACGCGGGTGGTCTTCATGCCGCGGGAGGCCGCGAGATCGGCGGGTCCGAGGCTCATGCCGTGCATGCGCGGCGAGGCGGAGGCGATGGCGTCGACGTTGGCCACGCCTTCCGCGGTCTCGAGGATGGCGTGAACGAGGATCGGCTTCGTCACGCCGTGGCGCGCCTCGAGCTGGGCCAGCAACTGGTCGATGTAGTGGATGTCCCAGGGGGCCCTCGACCTTCGGCACCATCACCACGTCGAGCTTCGCGCCGACCTCGGCGACGATGGTGAACAGGTCGTCGAGGATCCAGGGCGAGTTCAGGGCATTGATGCGCGTCCACAGGCCGGTGCCGGAGGCCGCGAAATCGGTGGCGCGGGCCATCTCGACGAAGCCCTTGCGCGCCGCCTCCTTCTGGTCGGCGGGGACCGCGTCCTCCAGGTTGCCGAGCACCACATCGACCGTCTTGGCGAGTTCGGGCACGCGGGCGCGGACCTTCTCGTTGTGCGGCGGCACGAAGTGGATCATCCGCTCGAGCTTGATCGGCAGTTCGCGGAACGGCTCGGGCGCACCCGCGGC from the Methylorubrum extorquens genome contains:
- a CDS encoding protein of unknown function (Evidence 5 : Unknown function) — translated: MLAQLEARHGVTKPILVHAILETAEGVANVDAIASASPRMHGMSLGPADLAASRGMKTTRVGGGHPDYRVLSDPKGDAERASAQQDLWHYTIAKMVDACMANGIKAFYGPFGDFSDSAACEVQFRNAFLMGCAGAWTLHPSQVALAKTVFAPRPGRGELRLPHRRGDARRHRRGDDRRQDAGRRHLEAGQGHRRSRPARGREGSGSRQGLQSALIVANGGLALERKGREAYLSVMTQTSMRTAKFGLGAVVRHRIYPFRGVVFDVDPEFANTEEWWLAIPEDVRPRKDQPFYHLLAENADSEYVAYVSEQNLVPDTSGEALRHAGISEVFERSADGAYRMRVSHAN
- a CDS encoding protein of unknown function (Evidence 5 : Unknown function), with translation MKLPRRFFQPLAAGAPEPFRELPIKLERMIHFVPPHNEKVRARVPELAKTVDVVLGNLEDAVPADQKEAARKGFVEMARATDFAASGTGLWTRINALNSPWILDDLFTIVAEVGAKLDVVMVPKVEGPLGHPLHRPVAGPARGAPRRDEADPRSRHPRDRGRRGQRRRHRLRLAAHARHEPRTRRSRGLPRHEDHPRWRRPPGLPRPVRSQGRCRAGVRPAGSVALHHRQDGRCLHGQRHQGVLRPVRRLLRLGRLRGAVPQRLPDGLRRRLDPASEPSRPGQDRVRPPTRPR